aagaatgaCACatgatattttcataattaattaaacatattaCCACATCCACTTTTATGAAACCAAAAGcttaataaaaacattatttaacctctaacaaattttaatttattttatagacAAAATAGACACTTTTTTCTCTTGAAAAGTGATTCTTAGGATTCTCTCATATTTagtcattttaattttttgaaaaattgaaacctaaatatgtttgtttacatttaatttgcactaaaaaaacaaaaatcattttccgagagacagaaaaaaataaatagtaataattaaaaccTGTTTACGAGGaggagaaaaaataaaataaaagaaaataaataaaagcttAAGAAGCGTCTCATTGCTGGATATCCCGCGCAACGTTGTAACAAAAATCGTCCTCTCAGTTCCAATCTCTCTCAGATTCTCCTCCTCATCACAATTCCCCACTCCTTTGATTCTTGTCCCAGAGTCACGTCCTCTCCTATTCGGGTCTCTACAGAGTCTAACTCTGACCCGACCCGACCCAATTCACTAAATGGAGGACGAACCAAAGCTCCCAACCGATGACGGTCCAACTTTCAACGAATCGTGTAAAATCTCGTCTGAGATATTGACCGCCGGTGATCGGAAATTACTTAAAGTTGAACTCCTCAAAGAGGAGACCACGCTCGTATCGTGGAAGAAGCTTATGGATGAGGCTAGCAAAGAAAACGGCGGCTTGTTCGTTTCGGCTCCCGAACGGCTTCTTAATGCCAACCCTAACCTCGAGTTTCGCCTTGCACCGGTGAGTTCTTAGCTGCCTACATGCATATTCTCATGTATTCatttctctgtctctgttAGACCAATTTTTGTATTGTATCATCATTCCGGGAGCTGAATTGGGAAATTTCTCCTTGACATTGAGTTTAGAGCTAGGGTTTCAATAAACTAACtcttgaaaatgaaacaaaactaaagctGTATAGTGATTTCAATGTGGATACTGATCATTGTCTAATGATTTAGCGATATATCGAATGCAGGGGGCACAAACAGAGAATGAAATGGTGAATCAACCTCATCCTAATCGTCTTAACTCTGTTATAGCCAAGATTGAGAGACTTTATATGGTACCTTTTCTTACTACTGTTTCTATTGATTATCTGAACAAGTAAGATGAatgtttgatttcttattcgGAACATTTTTCATACCATGCATTAGCACTGGTTTTGCAACAGATTTCTGATTAGCGTAtacttcataaaataaatttcaggGTAAAGACGGTAGTGATGGGGAAGAGTTAGACGGTGCTCCTGACGATGATGACTATGACACTGAAGATTCATTTATCGATGATGCTGAATTGGTTAGTGTAGATATCCTGACTATGGCTTTCTTATGTGATCAAAGTGTATCTTGATAGCTGAGACatccttctttctttctttcttttttcccatTGTAGGATGAGTATTTTGAAGTTGATAATTCGCCAATTAAACATGATGGATTTTTTGTCAATAGAGGAAAGTTAGAACGAATGTAAGTTTTTTGTCCTCTTTTTGTTGTATGTTGTCGCATTTCTCTATGGCAGGTTTGTCAGTTTTCATTTGGTGATATGTTGTGGAGAATAGGCTATGGGCAGCATAAGTGTGTGAACATATATTTGGCATCACCGTTCTCTTCCCTCTAATTAGGTTTATGCAATGTTTACTCAGGGCAGAAATATTTGATAGAATTTTCTTGATAATATTGCTACTTCTCTGCTAACATATCTAGGTTATGGTCAAAACGCaatgaatattttgtatcGTTGTGGTCTCTGATTATAAATAGGATTCAGGTTTCCCTGTTTCCTTATGAGTAGGTTATCTTCCATTACCATTCTTACCAGTTTATCTAAATTGTGTTTCCTTCCTACAACAGTGAACCTTCAGCTACATCGAACCAGCAGCAACCAAAGAAAAGGCGAAGGAAGGAGTCAGCAAAACCTTGTGGCGATGTTGTTGATGTATCCAGAAAACGAGCCAAGATGGCTAAGACGGCTGGGGGAAAGGTACATTACTTGCAAATAACTTTTTGAATCTATTTTAGAGTTCCATTCCAGACAGTTGATTATTTGAATGTGAAAGTCCAGGATCAATCTGCTTCTCCTGGGCCCTCTTCGAAGAAAATTTCCAATGATTCAAAGACGGTGCAAGATTCGTTTTCCCCTTTGAAAGCGCAAAATGGCAATGATTCCTTAGTTTTGGAAAATGTGAAGCATACTGATAAAGCGAATCACCAGCCAATGAATGCCACGAGTCCGAAGTCAAAGGCAGCTGGATCTTCTGGCCCCCTTCATCCGAAGTGCAGCAGCAAAAGTGTTCATGAACAATCTAATTCCCCTCCAGGAAAATCTCGGCCAAATGTTTCGGCAAAATCAGCAGTAGTTCGTCAGCAAGTTAACAATGGCATGCCTGACCTGGACATTGCAACGGAAAGCAAAACATCTATTCAAATATCTGTAAGTACTTTCCAGCTATCTTAAGTTTATTAGATTCCTCATTTTAGTTAGTTTGGAATTTGAAGTAAGCATGTATTTGGGGCTTTCATCTTCTACATCCAAGAGTGATGCTTCTCTAATCTTTGAGACTGTAGAAATGATCTGTAATTGTAAAGATATTAGCATTTAATTAGGAGAGTTCACGCATTAGATGGCTTCTATCTGTAATTAGTTTTCATCTCGACTCTGGGTTGATCTTTCTGGCTAATATTTGCTTCCATGCTTTACTCTTGCATATCTTACAATCTGTactcaattttttatttttggaatgGAGCCCCCATGGTATTTACATTAGATTGCTCTTTACCTTTCtctatttagaaaaaaagCGGTTCAAATGGCCGGCCTAAATACTCGACACTTGAGAAAGCCATCAGGAATTTGGAGAAGTTGGTCGCTGAATGTGAGTTTCAACTGTTTCGTTGTTCTCTACATGCATGAGAAGCTAAATACCATTTAGTAAACTATCATATCCAATTTATTGCAGCAAGGCCTCCTGCTGCCACTGAGAATCAAGATGCCGATATCTCTTCCCAAGCAGTGAAGAGGGGATTGCCAGGAGATGTAAAATTGCATCTTGCTAAAGTTGCTAGAATCGCGGTAATCAAACTCTTCTGTTtctaaatatgtatataaattttaataatctttCAGATGTATGAAGAAGAGTagcaattttcttttcttgaagtATGCGAGCCAAGGTGAAATATCAGGAGAGTTAATCAATCGTCTCATGGGCATTGTCGGTCATCTAATACAGATTAGATCACTTAAGGTATTCATCTCTATCTCCTGCATACCGAGACTTGTTATCGTAATGGAGTTGTGATTCTTACTGAGGCATTAAagtatttagattttttcgATTTAAGGTGAAAGCTCTTCCATTCCAGAAAGAGCTAACAAGATCTGTATTTGTTAGTGAAGGAGTTCAAGCTCTTACGGTTTAGTAATTGTTATTGTACAGAGGAACTTGAAAATCATGATTGATTCGATCGTCACTGCAAATCGAGAAAAAGATACTAGATTTCAGCGGATCAAGAGTGAAATAACTGAGATGTTAAAAACACAAGTTCCACTTGTGGAATCCCAGGTTCTCTCCCTTCTACTCTACTAGTTTCTCTGATCTGATTTTCAAAAGTATTTCGTATCTGCTATGTTGCATAGAtacttttgttcttgtctttATTGTTGGATTTAAACATCTTCTTTCGATGATGCACGAAACTCAGAGTTCTCTCTGATTATGATTGGCCTTGGATAAGCACTTATATCTCCCTTTTATTGAGACATTGATAAACATctgatattttgaaatattccTTGCGCTGACATAAATTGTTTCACaggaaacaaatcaagaagCTGGAACATCAGACGATTTTCAGGATGTTGGATCTCTTGGAAAGTCACCTGTGAAGAAGTTTGTCATGGATGTGGCGCTGGAGGAAAAATTGTGTGATCTATATGACGTGTTTGTTGAGgtaattaatattttccaTAACCTTACATAAAAAGGTGTTCCAACTTGTTAGATGCAGAATTGTAAGTGTCAACATagtttttgctctgtttttggtaATACTAGGGAATGGATGAACATTCAGGTTCACAAATCAGAAAGCTTTATTCAGATGTAAGTTCCTCTCCAACCTTTATATTTTGCCATTCTTTGTCTATTTGCTTTCCAGATCCATTCAAAAACATTAGACTAGACCTTGCCTAATATTCAAGATTGTTTACCAAACCTTCctgattgattttcttttggatttattcTTGCTCCAGCTAGCTCAACTGTGGCCCAATAGTTTAGTTGACAATCATGAGATCAGGCGTGCCATTTGCCGGGAAAAGGAAAGGCGGAGAGCATTGGAAGGAAACATTGGGAAGGAGATGGTATTTGAGaaattcttaacttttttACGCCATAGCTGTTTGTTTGCTTCTAACGTGCTAACTTTTGGATGTGATAAATATCCATTTGTCATCGAATATTATCATGAACTCGCACATTTCGCTCATGTTTATCATTCctcaacttttattttattttaggatCAAACGAagataacaaagaagaaacagacaCAATTGGTCCCTAAATCTGAGGGTATTACTTATCCCGACAAGACTTCAGGTGTTGAAGTTAAAGCAAGTGTTGTCCTAACTGCAACCACCACGTCCTTAGTGGACTGTCAACCTGCAGCAGACTCGTCCTTTGAAAGGTCAAAGCAGCAACATGAGAAATTAAAGCGAACTTCGAGCTTAAGCAATCCTGCAGCAGAAGGAAAGAAAGTCAGAAGAAAGACAGAACCAGCTCTAGAAGAAACTCACCTGCCCGCAGAGAAACCCCTCGTTCTGGCCCTGAAGCGGCAGACACATCTAAAATCCAAGACACATAAACAGGTACAGGTACATCCACAGTCCAAGGCACATAAACAGGCACAGGTACATCCAAAGGCCAAGACACAGACTCCTCCAGACCTGAACCTGCCAAGTTAGGTACTACagcttagattttttttctcaaagtCTGGCTCTAGCCTTGCCTTTGTTTTTCGTAGCTATAGTTTCGCTTCTAATTTTTGCGCCTAGTATTGATTTTCTAGTCGTTTCTTACGTAGAAGACGAAGTCCCTCTCCTCGTTACAAATTAAAGATGTTAAGAGAAGCTCCAATTCTttcaatctgttttttttgacGGAATAAACCAACACATGTAGCCTATTTCTAAATGGGTCTAAATTTGTCGGCGGCCCAATAAGGGGTcataataaaagaataaaaagccTTAAAAAGGAATTAGTATGTATCTGAAATCAAGCTCACTGGACTGgacgaccaaaaaaaaagcgCACCGAAAATTCCCGCGTTCTCTTCTTACCAGTTACCACGCCGAATCACTGACCTCAAATCCAGAGCTTGACGAATCTCGTGCTATGCGAATGCTACTAGGTTCTAATATCCATCTTCTTCCGACGATTCTAGGGTTTCAATTTTCTCCGATAACCCCGTGAAGCTCTTACAAAGTCGAGAAGTGCGTGGTTAGGTTTTCCGGCGGCGATGAAGACGACGCAACTGTTCAAAGGGGCAAATGTTTTTATGTCTCGGAATCTGGTGCCTCCTGAAGTCTTCGACACACTTCTCGATGCTTTCAAGCTTAACGGTGCCGAAATCTTCCTCTGCTGCGACCCATCTCGGAGTGGTCCCTCTGATTTCCATGTCATCGCTTCTCCCGATCATGTGCGAAATgttctttcttatatatccCTGCAATTGCTTATTTCGTTATATAATCTGCTCTTATTGCcatttttttggggttttacAGGAGAAATTTAAGGATCTTAAAGCCAAGGGTTGTAACTTAATAGGTGAGAtgagatttattttatatttcttgtcACTTAATAAATCAATTGATTCTGtgtttgtgaattttcttaattggatttatgtttattgcGTGGCAGGTCCGCAATGTGCGCTCTTCTGTGCAAAAGAGGGTAGACCACTGCCACAAAGGGGATTCACTTGTTGCCTAGCCATGGATGGTCTAAAAGTTCTTGCTTCTGGTTTTCTGGTAGATGAGAAGGTACTTCTTTTGTCAGTGTAATAGATGTCGTTTTTAGTTTATTAGTATCCTTTATTCCCCTTGTACTGTAATCTCCATGGGAATGGTTGTGAGTCTATGTTCGTTCACCTATCGATTATGAGATTAACAGTGTGCATATGACATAGTATTGAATACTTGTGTCTCTTTGTTTCCCATTGCGCAACTAAacaattttagaaattttggtttatggttCAATTTCtgtgttaaaagaaaaaaactgaccTCTCTTTTGATTTAGTTGAAATGTGTTTTTAGAGTGTACGAAGCATGtagattaaaaaatgatttctgTTGAGGGAATTGTTTTTTCAGTTACTCTGAAGGACTAATCCCTCTTAATTGATTGATTGCAATTCTTTTGAAGGTCAAGATCAAGGAGTTGGTTACTTCCATGGGGGGCGTTTTACTTTCCAGAGCTTCTTCTGATGTGAACTTCGTCATTGTGAAAAATGTCTTGGCTGCCAAGTACAAGGTCTATTGTTCAAAGATTGCGATCAATATTCTTTTACCTTCTGAAGGTTCACATCTGTAGATTATATAACTAGCTTCTTATCAGTTTCACCTTTGCTTTAGTAACATATCAATACCGCTGTTTTCCATAATGCATCTCAGAAAATTATTCCAACTATGTTAGATAAACTAAAAGTGTTTATCAGTTCATTTAGCTTTACCCCAATTAGATGAATTTTTCTCTGTCGATGCCGGTAAATTAAAGTTAGATAGAATCATAGAAGTGGCTGTTGATCTTTTGCACGGTGCATGTGAGAAATTACATTTTCCCAGCAGTACATAGTGCCTACATTAAAAGAAGAGAGGCCTTTTCGCGTAAGTAAAGATGTAAAATGCCCCTAATGAAGGCCTCAAAATATAGGTTGTCGTCATCCCCCTATTGACGGGTTCTGCTTTGTTCATTTTTAGATGGTAGCTGGATGATgtatataatacttaggctaATGCAGGATTGCAGGTTTACTTCTCAGAGTGAAAAACACCGTTGTTttctgaaattatttttagtcaGCGTCGTGCCTCTACTGACTTATCATTACATATTATATCCTAGAGCAGAGTGAACTGATGAGGTTCATGAGGAAGCTGTTATGCCTATTTCATTGGGTCTGATaaatatatcttattttaaCTTGCAGTGGGCCCTGAATAAGAAGCCAATCGTTACTCTGAATTGGTTACATCGGTGTTGGAATGAGCACCGTGTGGTTCCTCAGGAACCATATAAGATTCCTCCTTTTTCTGGATTGACAATCTGTGTCACAAGAATTCCAGCAGGTTAGAAAACCGGTATATTCAACATATGCGAATTAGGTTCTTTGTTGACAGTTAATCAGTGATTTATTATCAGATGAACGCAAGGGAATGGAAAAGGTAATTTCAGAATATGGAGGGAGCTACTCTGCTGAGCTAACAAAGAGTTGTACACATTTGATCGCTGATATATcctttgaaacaaaatttaaaaatgtgcTATTCCTAGGACATATGTTGATTTTGTGTGCGCATTCAGTTGTGCTGATAAATTAGCAGTATTCAAGGCTTACCAATCGGGTTCTCTGAAGTTACAAGATATGTGAATATAACCATTACGTGGTTGATATATAGATGCCTTAAATTCCAAGTTCCTGTGCACTAAAGTTTGAGGTTGCGTTATTTGGACTTTAATGAAAAATGATTCCTTGACCTTGCATACGCTGCTGAAGGTGACAAATACAAAGTTGCTCGAAAATGGGGTCACATTCAAATTGTCACACGGAAATGGTTTCAGCAGTCCATCGATAAAAAGGGTGACGTTGGGTGCTTCTGCATTTTATACATTCTCTTACTGATCAGTGATCGGTATATTGGCTCTCTATAAGTTAACAGATTCATTCGATACTGATATGTCACCTTGTTATGCGCAGTTTGTCTCAATGAAGAGTCATATCCTGTTCTCGGTTCCATACCCTTGACAAGAGGAGTGCGAGATTTGGGGGTTCATAATGGTCTAGAAAAGTTTCCTTCGGCTGCAACTGCGTCCGCGGCAGATTCATATGTTTCTTGTGCTCAGTCTAGAGACTCAGATATAGAAGCTTCTGCTTCACAAAATGTTTTTCCCACTTCTATGAATCCCAGTACCGATGTTAAAGAACCAGGTGGAGGCCCAACGGCAAGGCCGCAAGAGCAAAACATTGATGGTTGTACTGCCAGGGATTCAGAATCCGAAGACAATGACTTGTACTTATCAGATTGTAGAATTTTCTTGCTTGGTTTTGAAGCTTCTGAAATGCGTAAACTTGCTAAGTTGGTCCGCAGAGGTGGTGGATCCCGGTATATGCTGCTTAACGAAAGAATGACTCATATTGTTGTTGGAACTCCTTCAGAGAGGTAAACATTGGGTTCGATTTTGCTCTATCagctttttccttttttctcttgtaGCATTGGTCGAGTTCTGTTAGGTGGGTCTCTCTAAGCATATTCTCTGTAACATAATGATCTCTACataaaatattcttttgtaGTGAGAAAAGAGAAGCAAGGAGTGTTGCAGCTTCTGGTGTCATTCAAGTAGTCATACCCAGTTGGCTTGAAGATTGTGATcgtgagaaaaaagaaatccccgttcataatatatatactgcTAACCACTTGATTCTTCCAAGAGGTCTGCTGTTATCTCatttaaccattttttaattatctcaGACACATGTCATCTATCTAATATGCATCAAGACATATCAATGCGTTATATTACACTTTTCTAagtgacttttttttgtgtgcagaTTCTGCATGCTTGACCAAGGGGTCATTTGCAAGGATGTCAAGTATGGAACAGACTAAAAATACTCACGACCAGACCATGGtatatgattcttcttcaaggAGTATCAATGTCTCAAATGGGCCAGCAACTTTACtgggaaaaaacaaagaagcaatGCAGGAATTTGGCAGAAAAGATGAGATTCATACAGGAAGAAAAATAGTATCACCCACGCAAAAAGAAACACTTATTTCCCTTGTAACTTGTGAAAGCAAAGAACAACGGAGTATTCAATGTGAATTCAGTGGTCAGAACGATCAAGAAAGAAAGTCATCTGTATTTAAGGGggaaacattttgtttctcGCATTCTTTTCCTGAAGATAGGGTATGTGGTTATCAAAGAATCAATTTTCCTTGTTTTGCACTAGTTTCTTGTCTGAGAATGCATCTCCGAGGTCTATTGATTGATGTGTTACCAATTTGTGCAGCGACCGCAAATCGTGGAATGGGTGAATCAAGGAGGGGGAGAGGTGGTAAATGATCCTTTGATAAATAACGCACATTTTACTATTGAATGCCATGGTGGGTTCCAAAGTACCGAGACTACCCAAACTATCTATGTCTCAAGTCATTGGGTTCGAAATTGTTTAAAGGTATTATTCTTCTCGGCATTCATCTGTTAGTTACCGATTGTATTATTTGTTGGAAATAATATTCTGGTGTACTCAGTGTCCAACTGTCATACCATCATCCAGTTAAAGCTTTTATATCTACATgaatttttcattaaaattgatttgtaTCTATTATCTTCTACTTTCTAGTTTCTATTATATGCGTTTATATCCTATATATACTTCATTTTTCAGGCTTATTGTCTGATTTGTTATCTTGATGATGTAGGTTGGTTGTTTACTTGCTGTTAGTAGTCATATCCTCTACTCACCTCTTCCCTGCCAGACACCTTTGCCTGGATTCGAAAGCCTTTGCATATGTAGTTCCCAACATAATGAGAAGAATGTAGAACTCCTGAGAAATTTGAGTGTCGTTCTTGGAGCAGATTTTGTGGAAAGACTAACCAGGAAAGTGACTCACTTGATATGCAACTTTGCAAAAGGAGATAAGTATGTGAGAGCTTCCAAGTGGGGAATAATTTCCGTGACACCTGACTGGCTTTATGAATGTGTTAGACAGGTGGGCCTCCAGGGATTCAATATCTTTGAAATAGTTTCTTTGACATGGGATCTTAAATTTAACGGATAgttctttttgaatttcttatGTGTAGAATCAAGTTGTTTGTACAGATAACTTCCATCCAAGGGAATTGACCACTCAAGATCGAGAAGCAGGGTCTCAGTTTCATACACAGTTTGTACCAATGGCCTCAAGGGACAGTATGTCTCTACCTGTAAGTCACTCTGAAGACAGGgaaaaaattcaaagttttgCTGGCAAAAGTGGTTGCGGGAAAGGTGAAGTATATAACAGACTTGGAGAAATTGGAAAGGAACAAACTTTTCCGTCTAAGAAGGCAAAACTTTTGAGAGATGGTCAAGAAAGTGATGTGTTTCCTGTGAGAGAACTTCCAAGCAATTGTGATCGTCCTTCGCATTCTGGAGATGGCATTGTGACTGGATATGATGTAGCAAGTGGTCGTGAAGTTCCAGATGTGGCTGATACTATTGAGGATCTGTTAGAGCAGACAAGCAAAGTAAGTactttttgcttctttctccAATTATTTAATCCAAGTCATATTTTCTCTGTATTCACGTCTGGTCTTCTGTTTAGATTCAAGATCAGAAGTCTCCTGGGAGGATTTTAGAAAAGACTGTATCCTTAAAGTTTGTGTGctcattcattttttttttcgtggGTAATCAATATTTGGCATTGTTTGACTCCTTGATGACAAAACAGCATTTTTCAACTAGTGAACAATACAACACTGGGAATCACTCTGTCACTGGCCTGTCTAGACACTGGATAAACAGGTATGTTCATTCATTAAATGCAAATCCGCACTTTGCagatattttttggttttcgaCCTTAAATGCAAATCACAAGTTTGCTTGGGGTCTAAATACGTACATATGCATGAGCCTCAAAACCTTTTTCACCTTGTTTGACTCCCCAATCTATAGCTATTACTTGATATTGCCATATAAGAGTGTATCATACTATCATGATTGTACGAATGGAATATATCCACCACTATGCTGTACGTATGGAATGTGAGCAAATAAATGGTGTGCAATTATGAGTGTAAGCAAGTTAATGATGTGCAATCGATTTGAGAAAAGACTGTTTCAAATCTATATGCTACTCGTATATGATGAATTAACGTTTGCCTACCAAACTCTTATCTATTTTTCAGGGTCCATAAGAATGACGACATGGGCAGTCCTCCAGGAGATGCAACTACTGACACTTACGGAAACTTTAGTGAGACGCAGACAGAATCACAGGTTATATATAACTCTTGCTCTGATTATATTATACCTTGAGGATTCCATTCACAACCTGAAATTGCGGAGTTACTTacaaatttcaagaaatttgCAGGTTGTTGGTTACGAGGAAGATCTTTCAGGAAGGCAGATGCTTATAGACAGAGTTAGAACACGAAGCAGCTTAACATAAAGAGACAGAGTGAGGTGCTCGTTGAGACAGAAACATCAACCATGTGTGTCCTGATGAGAAGTCCGATGAAATGTTGGAAAAGCATTCATTAAAGAAACATCAAGGTCATTgatcatatttatatgtagatcacagttttttttctttttataaagtaattttgttaagtttatGAGAATGATGCAGACATTCCTATACTTCCGGTTACCGTTTTTGCTGCTAGGTTACAGATTTATATGATGTTTTTTCCCTCTAATTTTAGTCATCCAcaagagacaaaagaaaaaggcacacacatttatattcaaaaactaAGAACATAGGTCACACAAGAAAGATTCATACATCacatggcaaaacaaaaaaaaacaaaaaaatataaagccTGGAGAGCAGATGCCAAATttttaactatataatttGGCATTTATAGCTTAAGAG
This sequence is a window from Arabidopsis thaliana chromosome 1 sequence. Protein-coding genes within it:
- a CDS encoding wound-responsive family protein (BEST Arabidopsis thaliana protein match is: wound-responsive family protein (TAIR:AT1G21610.1); Has 493 Blast hits to 482 proteins in 163 species: Archae - 0; Bacteria - 100; Metazoa - 172; Fungi - 66; Plants - 65; Viruses - 7; Other Eukaryotes - 83 (source: NCBI BLink).), producing MEDEPKLPTDDGPTFNESCKISSEILTAGDRKLLKVELLKEETTLVSWKKLMDEASKENGGLFVSAPERLLNANPNLEFRLAPGAQTENEMVNQPHPNRLNSVIAKIERLYMGKDGSDGEELDGAPDDDDYDTEDSFIDDAELDEYFEVDNSPIKHDGFFVNRGKLERIEPSATSNQQQPKKRRRKESAKPCGDVVDVSRKRAKMAKTAGGKDQSASPGPSSKKISNDSKTVQDSFSPLKAQNGNDSLVLENVKHTDKANHQPMNATSPKSKAAGSSGPLHPKCSSKSVHEQSNSPPGKSRPNVSAKSAVVRQQVNNGMPDLDIATESKTSIQISKKSGSNGRPKYSTLEKAIRNLEKLVAESRPPAATENQDADISSQAVKRGLPGDVKLHLAKVARIAYASQGEISGELINRLMGIVGHLIQIRSLKRNLKIMIDSIVTANREKDTRFQRIKSEITEMLKTQVPLVESQETNQEAGTSDDFQDVGSLGKSPVKKFVMDVALEEKLCDLYDVFVEGMDEHSGSQIRKLYSDLAQLWPNSLVDNHEIRRAICREKERRRALEGNIGKEMDQTKITKKKQTQLVPKSEGITYPDKTSGVEVKASVVLTATTTSLVDCQPAADSSFERSKQQHEKLKRTSSLSNPAAEGKKVRRKTEPALEETHLPAEKPLVLALKRQTHLKSKTHKQVQVHPQSKAHKQAQVHPKAKTQTPPDLNLPS
- a CDS encoding wound-responsive family protein, encoding MMTMTLKIHLSMMLNCEPSATSNQQQPKKRRRKESAKPCGDVVDVSRKRAKMAKTAGGKDQSASPGPSSKKISNDSKTVQDSFSPLKAQNGNDSLVLENVKHTDKANHQPMNATSPKSKAAGSSGPLHPKCSSKSVHEQSNSPPGKSRPNVSAKSAVVRQQVNNGMPDLDIATESKTSIQISKKSGSNGRPKYSTLEKAIRNLEKLVAESRPPAATENQDADISSQAVKRGLPGDVKLHLAKVARIAYASQGEISGELINRLMGIVGHLIQIRSLKRNLKIMIDSIVTANREKDTRFQRIKSEITEMLKTQVPLVESQETNQEAGTSDDFQDVGSLGKSPVKKFVMDVALEEKLCDLYDVFVEGMDEHSGSQIRKLYSDLAQLWPNSLVDNHEIRRAICREKERRRALEGNIGKEMDQTKITKKKQTQLVPKSEGITYPDKTSGVEVKASVVLTATTTSLVDCQPAADSSFERSKQQHEKLKRTSSLSNPAAEGKKVRRKTEPALEETHLPAEKPLVLALKRQTHLKSKTHKQVQVHPQSKAHKQAQVHPKAKTQTPPDLNLPS